One part of the Phragmites australis chromosome 3, lpPhrAust1.1, whole genome shotgun sequence genome encodes these proteins:
- the LOC133910605 gene encoding transcription factor MYB1-like — protein sequence MGRKPCCPKEGLNRGAWTAMEDDILVSYIEKHGEGKWGSLPKRAGLKRCGKSCRLRWLNYLRPGIKRGNISDDEEELIIRLHRLLGNRWSLIAGRLPGRTDNEIKNYWNTTLCKKMRGEVSCRSREHQASASPKRRPFLEPIGTTSDAAPEATARRQSPEPEASPVRTKALRCTTRLPVVQPAGHGCPTKTEAGDDHIHAEQTGVKAAPATEVQQEQRDYLPEDDLSLDLDFDMGELGFLSPWRGAIADGVAPDGQFGGGEADLEALLLGPGGDDDHPLLEDMEFAWF from the exons atgggaagGAAGCCATGCTGCCCCAAGGAGGGGCTGAACAGGGGAGCTTGGACGGCAATGGAGGATGACATCCTCGTCTCCTACATCGAGAAGCATGGAGAGGGCAAATGGGGAAGCCTCCCCAAAAGAGCTG GGCTGAAGCGCTGTGGGAAGAGctgccggctgcggtggctCAACTACCTGCGACCGGGCATCAAGAGAGGCAATATTTCCGACGATGAAGAGGAGCTCATCATCAGGCTCCACAGGCTCCTCGGCAACAG GTGGTCGCTGATCGCCGGACGGCTGCCGGGGCGAACAGACAATGAAATCAAGAACTACTGGAACACGACGCTGTGCAAGAAGATGCGAGGGGAGGTGAGCTGCCGCTCAAGAGAACATCAGGCCAGCGCATCACCCAAACGCAGGCCATTCTTAGAACCGATCGGGACCACCAGCGACGCTGCCCCTGAGGCCACCGCGCGCCGGCAGTCGCCGGAGCCGGAGGCGAGCCCGGTCCGGACCAAGGCGCTGCGGTGCACCACCAGGCTGCCGGTGGTGCAGCCTGCAGGCCACGGCTGTCCAACCAAGACCGAGGCGGGCGACGATCACATTCATGCGGAACAGACGGGGGTCAAGGCGGCGCCAGCGACTGAGGTGCAGCAGGAGCAGCGGGATTATTTGCCGGAGGATGACTTGTCGCTCGACCTCGACTTCGACATGGGTGAGCTGGGTTTCTTGAGCCCGTGGCGCGGCGCGATCGCTGACGGCGTGGCGCCTGATGGCCAGTTTGGCGGCGGTGAGGCTGACCTGGAGGCGCTGCTGCTGGGGCCGGGAGGTGATGACGATCATCCTTTGCTGGAGGACATGGAGTTTGCATGGTTTTAA
- the LOC133912672 gene encoding exocyst complex component SEC15A-like has product MTAQPKKRSVVDSGEGGLGLGIAAFIANGEDLGPIIRHSFESGKPEALMHNLRSIVKKKEVEIEELCRLHYEEFILAVDELRGVLVDADELKSMLSGENSHLQEVATALLLKLDELLELYAVKKNVGEAITTLKICVKVVSLCMTCNNYIVEAKFHPALKTLDLIQKGYLQNIPLKLLKKVVRRQIPLIKLHIEKKVCSEFNDWLVLIRRMAKQIGQVSISQASLARQKDEEMRARQREAEGHSHAGPDEHLYTLDLENTEEESALDFDLTPVYRAHHMHICLGIGEKFKDYYYKNRLMQLNLDMQISTSQSFLESHQPFLAQVAGFFIVEERVLRTADGLLSESQVETTWETAIAKITSILEEQFSRMRTASHFLLIKDYVTLLGAAVKKYGYQITQLIEVLEKSRDKYHQLLLLECRKQIDDIFTNDSYEQMIIKKEYEYNMNVTAFHLEPDGAIPDFPYVAPFSASVPDVCRIVRSFIEDSVSYLSYGGLMNIYDVVKAYLDRLLIEVLNDSLLNMIYARSLAMSQMMQLAGNISVLEQACDMYLLHSAQLCGIPNRIAERCHSGLTARAVLKASQNAVYNALINLVNSKVDEFMVLLDNVNWIAEEAPDNANDYMNEVLIYLETLVSTAQEILPLEALYKVVSGAMSHISDSIMTALLNDGVKRFTVNAVLGIDIDLKMLEAFADEKFDSTGLSVLGKETTFRDRLVEIRQLVNLLLSSQPENFMNPVIRQRNYGSLDYKKVAIVCDKYKDSADSLFGSLSNRNTKQNARKRSMDVLKRRLKDFS; this is encoded by the coding sequence ATGACTGCTCAACCAAAGAAGAGGAGTGTAGTCGACAGTGGAGAAGGAGGTCTAGGTTTGGGCATTGCTGCATTTATCGCTAATGGTGAAGATTTGGGTCCCATCATTCGTCATTCGTTCGAGTCTGGGAAACCTGAAGCTCTCATGCATAACCTCAGAAGCATTGTAAAGAAGAAGGAAGTTGAGATAGAAGAGCTATGTAGACTTCACTATGAGGAATTCATCCTTGCAGTCGATGAACTGCGCGGTGTGTTGGTTGATGCTGATGAGCTAAAGAGCATGCTATCTGGTGAGAATTCTCACCTGCAAGAGGTAGCTACTGCCCTACTGTTGAAGCTTGATGAACTTCTTGAGTTATATGCTGTCAAGAAAAACGTAGGGGAGGCCATAACAACACTGAAGATATGTGTGAAGGTCGTCAGCTTGTGCATGACGTGCAACAATTATATTGTGGAAGCTAAGTTTCATCCTGCACTCAAGACTTTGGACCTGATTCAGAAGGGCTACTTGCAAAATATTCCTTTGAAGCTTCTTAAGAAGGTGGTGAGAAGACAGATACCATTGATAAAgctgcacattgagaagaaagtTTGTAGCGAGTTCAATGATTGGCTTGTTCTTATCAGAAGAATGGCCAAGCAGATTGGCCAGGTCTCCATAAGCCAGGCCTCATTAGCTCGCCAAAAAGATGAGGAAATGCGTGCCCGGCAGAGAGAGGCTGAAGGGCACAGCCATGCCGGACCAGATGAACATCTGTATACCTTGGATCTGGAGAATACAGAAGAGGAATCAGCACTAGATTTTGATCTCACACCAGTGTACCGGGCGCATCACATGCACATATGTCTTGGTATTGGGGAGAAGTTCAAAGATTATTACTACAAGAACAGGCTCATGCAACTCAACTTGGACATGCAAATTTCTACTTCACAGTCCTTCCTGGAGTCCCATCAACCCTTCCTTGCTCAGGTAGCTGGATTTTTTATAGTTGAAGAACGTGTCCTTCGAACTGCAGATGGATTGCTGTCTGAGAGCCAAGTGGAAACAACATGGGAGACGGCTATTGCCAAGATCACATCTATATTGGAGGAGCAGTTCTCTCGCATGCGTACAGCCAGCCACTTCCTCCTCATAAAAGACTATGTCACTCTTCTAGGCGCAGCCGTGAAGAAGTACGGTTACCAAATAACACAGTTAATTGAAGTTCTTGAGAAAAGCAGGGACAAATACCACCAGTTGCTTCTTCTTGAATGTCGAAAGCAGATAGATGACATCTTTACTAATGACTCGTATGAGCAGATGATTATAAAGAAGGAATACGAGTATAACATGAATGTGACAGCGTTTCATCTGGAACCCGATGGCGCGATACCTGATTTTCCATATGTGGCGCCATTCTCTGCTTCTGTTCCAGATGTTTGTCGCATCGTCCGGTCCTTCATCGAGGATTCCGTCAGCTATTTGTCATACGGTGGTCTCATGAACATCTATGATGTGGTGAAAGCATACCTAGACAGGCTGTTGATTGAGGTCTTAAACGACAGTCTTCTGAACATGATCTATGCTCGCTCTTTGGCCATGTCACAGATGATGCAACTCGCTGGAAACATTTCTGTTCTCGAGCAAGCGTGTGATATGTACCTCTTGCACTCTGCTCAGCTGTGTGGCATCCCGAATCGTATTGCTGAGAGGTGTCATTCTGGTTTGACTGCTCGCGCTGTCTTGAAAGCCTCACAGAATGCGGTGTATAATGCTCTAATAAACCTGGTCAATTCCAAGGTCGATGAGTTTATGGTGCTCTTGGACAATGTCAACTGGATAGCAGAGGAAGCCCCGGACAATGCAAACGACTATATGAATGAGGTCCTTATCTATCTCGAAACACTAGTATCAACAGCCCAGGAGATCCTACCCTTAGAAGCTCTATACAAGGTTGTTTCCGGTGCAATGAGCCATATCTCAGACTCCATAATGACAGCACTTCTTAACGACGGTGTGAAGAGGTTCACTGTTAATGCAGTTCTAGGTATCGATATCGACTTGAAGATGTTGGAGGCATTTGCAGACGAGAAATTTGATAGCACGGGGTTGTCAGTTTTGGGAAAAGAAACGACTTTCAGAGATCGTTTGGTTGAAATAAGGCAGCTGGTCAACCTCCTGCTCAGTAGCCAGCCTGAGAATTTCATGAATCCGGTGATAAGGCAGAGGAACTATGGATCACTGGACTACAAGAAGGTTGCCATCGTTTGTGACAAGTACAAAGATTCGGCAGACAGTCTTTTTGGGAGCCTTTCGAACCGCAACACGAAGCAGAATGCTCGCAAGAGGTCCATGGATGTATTGAAGAGAAGACTTAAGGATTTTAGTTAA
- the LOC133912673 gene encoding protein ELF4-LIKE 4-like: MEGGETTLSGLGGAHGVDTKVLHAFQTSFVQVQSLLDQNRVLINEINQNHESKVPGDLSRNVGLIRELNNNIRRVVDLYADLSSLFAASEGGGGGGRAASEGGSVGTVRQAAAGHKRIRSGLD, encoded by the coding sequence ATGGAGGGTGGCGAGACGACGCTGTCAGGGCTCGGCGGCGCGCACGGCGTGGACACCAAGGTGCTGCACGCGTTCCAGACGAGCTTCGTGCAGGTGCAGAGCCTGCTGGACCAGAACCGAGTCCTCATCAACGAGATCAACCAGAACCACGAGTCCAAGGTGCCCGGCGACCTCTCCCGCAACGTGGGCCTCATCAGGGAGCTCAACAACAACATCCGCCGCGTCGTCGACCTCTACGCCGACCTCTCATCGCTCTTTGCTGCCtcggagggcggcggcggcggcggtcgcgCCGCCTCGGAGGGTGGCTCCGTCGGCACCGTCCGGCAGGCCGCCGCCGGGCACAAGAGGATCAGGTCCGGCCTCGACTAA